The DNA region CTTAACGGGCTGTATCATTTGCTCAAAACGAATTCCCCTATCGCCGGGATCATAACAATCGGCCAGGTAATTGATCAGCTCATTAATATAAACCGACATATCGATATAAGCCACATCCGAATTACTGTACAGTTTTTGATGAATAAGCGCTATAGCCTGTACCCGGTTTTGACTTTCCCGGATTGCGGCAAGTGCCGCGTTGTTCTTCAAAAATGCCGATTGTGTATTAAGCAGGCTCATTACAATTTGCAGGTTGTTTTTTACCCGGTGATGCACTTCCTTTAACAGCCAGTCCTTTTCATCTAACAGGCCATCCTTTTCGTTAAGCAGGATTTGTAACGATAGGTTCTGATTATTAATTTCCGTTTGTTTTAGCTGTAATTGCTGGTTGCTCCTTTGCTTGTGCCGGTAACCGTTAAATGCCAAACCTGCTATAATGATAAGCATAGCCACACCGCCAAAAGTAATGTTACGCTGCATGTTTACCTTTTGCAGTTCGGCTTTCTGATTCTTGCTCTGTTCCTGTAAAAACCTTATCGACTGCTTGTTTTCATTCGTCTTATATCTGATGTCAAGCTCTTCTATCTGCTTGTTTTTGATGGCGTTAAACAACGAGTCATCAAGGCGTTTATGGATCTCGAAATGTTTTATCGCAGCCACATAGTTGCCCGATGCCGAATCGACCCGAAACTGCATGTTATGAATCTTGGTGAGTGTGATAGGCCTGATGGTATTTGATGGCAGCGATAAGATCTGTTTTGTATAAATGCCCGCCTTTTTATATTGTTGAATAAGCAGGTAAAAGCCGGCCATGGTTTCGTTATAATGCACAAAATCAGTAACCATTTGCTCGTTGGTGGTATAAAAGTCTTTACTAAAGTTAGTAACCTTATATAGGTCCATCATTTTCAGATAGTATCGCTCGGCCTCGGGGTAATCCTTCAGAGCAACGTAGATATTGCCAAACGCCTCATACATATCAACCTTTTGTGCCAGGATTTTCGGCGGCACATCAATTACCGCCTGTTTCAGGTATACCAAAGCTTCTTTTGGTTTTTTGGCCTTAATAAAATCATAAATAACAAGGCTCAAATACCCATAAAAATCTTCGTACTGTTTTCTTCTTTTCAGTATCTCTGCCGACTTAAGAATGTAGAGGAGGCTTTGGTCATATTTATTCAGATCGGCGTATACCAATGCAAGTTTGGCGTAATAAAAATCGGCCAAAGCTGTATCAGCCGTGGCGTTCATACTTTTTATTACCTCGTGGCGATATAAAAGCTCGTTATGCAGATCAACCTTTTGTTTGCTTATCTCGGCAAGGGAATGATAGGTATAATGAAGTTTTTTGTAACCTATTGCTTTGTACTGGGCCAGTACCTGGCGCAGTTCGGTTTCGGCCAGATCAAGTTTTTTTTGGTTGAGGTGGATATCCGCTATACTCTTGTTCATATCGGCTTCTTCCAGTTTATGATCTGTTTGCTGAAATAAGGCCCGGGCCTGCTCATAACTATTTATTTTATCAGGAATGGCAACTGTATTGTCTATAGATATATTATCGCCTAAGCGGGCCAGGGTTTTACCTTCCTGGTACTGATCACCTGTTTTATGGTAATAACCAACCACTTCCATAAAAACAGCTTTACCCCGCTTCAGGTTGTCCTGCTTTAGATACGCCGTCCCTTTAAGCATCATAGCTTCGTTAAGCCACTTTGCCGAATGGATGGCAACACTCATTTGTATGGCTTTATTGAAAGCGGTGATGCCGCTATCCAACACCTCTTTGTGGTCGCCTTGCTTGTTGAGATAATAGCTGCCTAATTGTATTTGCAGCTTAATAGTATTGGTGTCGACTTTGTTTTTTTGGTTATCAAGGTTGAGTTTGATGGTAGCAATGTCCATCTTTTTTTGCCCGGAAACACTTGGGGCAAAAATTAAAGCAATAAAACATGTCGCTATATATTTAAACATACACTTAGTATTTTATTGCCCCAGAGATAATTACCGACAAAACCATAACGAAATCATCTCCTGTGAAAGTCACGGAATAGTGATAGGCGATGATTTGCTAAATTTATTCAATTTTATGCAAACGGCATCAATAAGCAGAAAGCTAAATTTTCTTTATTGCTGAGATAACCAGGATCCGGGCTGGCATAAAAATCCCGAAGCCTGCTCAACCAGTCAATGTACAGATCATGGATTCGATTGTACGGATTATAGATAGCAGGGAAATTTCGGATTTATATCCCGGAGGTTCCTACCAAACCCGGTTCTCTTTAGTATACTCTCTTTCAATACCTTCCAATATTAGTTCAGAGGTTATGCGGCTTTCCTTGCGGGCCAGCATTTGCAGGCAGGCAA from Mucilaginibacter sp. SJ includes:
- a CDS encoding tetratricopeptide repeat-containing sensor histidine kinase, coding for MFKYIATCFIALIFAPSVSGQKKMDIATIKLNLDNQKNKVDTNTIKLQIQLGSYYLNKQGDHKEVLDSGITAFNKAIQMSVAIHSAKWLNEAMMLKGTAYLKQDNLKRGKAVFMEVVGYYHKTGDQYQEGKTLARLGDNISIDNTVAIPDKINSYEQARALFQQTDHKLEEADMNKSIADIHLNQKKLDLAETELRQVLAQYKAIGYKKLHYTYHSLAEISKQKVDLHNELLYRHEVIKSMNATADTALADFYYAKLALVYADLNKYDQSLLYILKSAEILKRRKQYEDFYGYLSLVIYDFIKAKKPKEALVYLKQAVIDVPPKILAQKVDMYEAFGNIYVALKDYPEAERYYLKMMDLYKVTNFSKDFYTTNEQMVTDFVHYNETMAGFYLLIQQYKKAGIYTKQILSLPSNTIRPITLTKIHNMQFRVDSASGNYVAAIKHFEIHKRLDDSLFNAIKNKQIEELDIRYKTNENKQSIRFLQEQSKNQKAELQKVNMQRNITFGGVAMLIIIAGLAFNGYRHKQRSNQQLQLKQTEINNQNLSLQILLNEKDGLLDEKDWLLKEVHHRVKNNLQIVMSLLNTQSAFLKNNAALAAIRESQNRVQAIALIHQKLYSNSDVAYIDMSVYINELINYLADCYDPGDRGIRFEQMIQPVKLDVAQAVPVGLILNEAITNAIKYAFPVQRGEIKVALQLAEETIILTIADNGIGLPVDFDIQKASSLGMEMMKALSKQLGGCFKIDNYGGAIITVEFRAEKMLSNSERKTFAAN